The Thermoanaerobaculia bacterium DNA segment TCGATACCATCGATCCCGGCCGCGCCCTGACCGCTCGGCGCGTCCCCGCCTCTCTCCTCGGAACGTCGTCCAGCGCCTCGCTCAAGGGTCCGCGACCCGCCGTCGCGACCCGGCAATCCGACAACCACTCCGCCGGGGGCATCGGCCCGAGGGGAAGCTCCGGGATATCGCTGGCGGTGAGCCGTGGGACGGGACGCACGACCCCGGCGCGGCTTGCCGGTGGAATCCTCACCGTGCCGCGCCTTGACCGCTTGCCGTACGTCACCGACCGACAGCAGCAGCAGCGCTGCGGAAATCGGGAGCCGATTTCCGCAGTGTGGTTCTCGGCGAGGACCGGGGTGACGGCTCGGGAGAAGACGCGTGCCGCCGCCGCGGCGCCGCGGCCGAAACCCGATCGAACGACGCAAATGGCGCGGAGCCTTGAAGTCGCTCTTCGATTTCGGTAGAAAGCGCTCACTATGGCCGAGAAGCTCGCCGACGATCTGCTCCGGATACACAGGATCATCACGCGCGGTATATCCGTCGCGCGGGAACGCGGCTCCGTGTTCGCGCGGACGGATTTCCCGGACGCGAGGACGCGGGAAGGGTACGTCTCCTACGCGCGAGCCCTGCTCGCCACGCTTGGCGCCCACCACGGGGCCGAGGAGCATCTCGCCTTCCCGCGCTTCCGCGAGCGGATTCCGCACGCTCCCTACGACCAGCTCGACCGCGAGCACCGGGACCTCCTGCCGGCTCTCGCCGCCGCCGACGATGCGGTCGAAAGCGCGCTCGCCGGCCTTCCCGCATCCGTCTGGCTCGGCCGGCTGCTCGGAGCGCTCGACCGGGTCGACCAGCTCTGGCATGCCCACATCGCCGTCGAGGAGGAGCACTTCAGCGGCGAGACGATCGACGCCGCCTTCAGCGGCGCAGAACAGGGAGAGCTCGCGCAGGCGCTCGGGGGCTATGCTCAGGAGAATTCCGGGCCCGACTACCTCGTCGTGCCGTTCATGCTTCACAATCTCGAGCCGGCCGACCGCGCCGCGTTCTCCGCGAAAATGCCGCCCGTCGTGACGCAGCAGCTGGTGCCGTTCGCGTGGAAGGAGAAGTGGGCTCCGATGGAGGCGTTTCTTCTGAGTTGAGGAGCGCCCGTCATCCGGCCGGCCGCGCCGGCGGCGTCGCCTGAAGCACATCGGCGAAGCGCCGCTTGCCGGCCACCCGAAGGCGCGGATCGCCGCGCTTGCGTCCTACGCGTTGGGCTTCTTCGTCTGGACCTTCTTCAGGACCTTGCGGAGTCTCGGATGCTTCCGCATGCGGGCTCGCCAGAAGCGCTGGAGTCCCGGAAAGACGGTCGTAAGGATCGCGAGACCGACGAAAAGGAACGGCCAGCCGGGAAGGATCGGGATCACGACCCCGGCGAGGCCGACGAGGAGGCAGAGAACCGCGAGCGTGATGCGGACCGCGCCCGGCCAGTCGCGGATCGCCTGATGCAGCGGCCGGCGGCGGCGCCGCCGAGGCTCCGTCATCGCGGGGGACCGCTTCCGGCGCCCGGGAAAGAGATCGTCACGGCTCTTCGAACGTTCGTCCTCCCGCGGATATTCTTGCACGCGGCAAAAGAACGCCCGCCTCGCGGCGGGCGTTCGAAAGCATCGTCAGGGCTCCTATCGCTGGTCGGGTGGATTCGTGGTCTCCGTCACGGTGATGCGCTTGACGACCGGCCGTTCGCTGGACCGGACCGGGACCGTGTAGATCCGGACCTTCTTTCCGATGCGGATCGAGCTCGGCGCCTGCGACTCGTCGGTCATGATGTAGGTCACCTTCTTGCCGTGATGGCCTTCGATCGTGATCGACCTTCCCGGCTCGTAGGCGCTCACGGTGCCGTACACGGTCGTTTCCCGCGTGGTGGTCATGTTGCCCTGCTCGTCCATCTGTCGGGTTTCGGTGGTCTGGCGGGGTCGTCCCTCGGCGTCCGTGTCGTTCGTGACGATCCGGGAGACGGTGGTCGTCCCGGGCTCGGTCGTCAGGGTCACCTCGCGGCCGACGGCGACGTCGCTCGGAAGCTCGACGTTGGGCGTCAGGATGAAGCTGACCTCGCGGCCTCCCTCTCGAAGCACGATCTGGTGACCGGGCTCGTAGCGGACGATCGAGCCGCGATACGTGGTTCGCGTGGTGGTCGTGGTCGTCTGGGTGGGCACGCCCTCATCGGGAACGGCTCTCGACGGCTCGTCGCTCTGAGCGCCGGCGAGCGAGCACACTCCGATGGCGGCGCCGATCAGGAGAAGCGATTTCGTTTTCATGCGGCCTCCTTTCGAGGTTTTCCGTATTTCCGGACCGGAAAGTCCGCCCGGAACTCATCGGAAGAAGGCAGCAATCGGGATGCCGCAACGGGCTCGCGCCCCCGACGGTCAGGATTTACAAGTCATTATTCGGCAGCGTATTACGCGAATCAGCCGGGGCGGCGCGCGGGAGCTCCGCGAGCCCGGCGGTCACCGTTCGAAAAAGTGACGCTCCACCCGCGTGAGGTCCTCGGCGGTGTCGACGCTCCAGGTGTCGGAGGGAGATTCGGCAACGTGGATGTCGATGCCGTTTTCGAGGAACCGGAGCTGCTCGAGGCGCTCGGCGATCTCGAGAGGCGACGCAGGAAGAGCGGCGAATCGTTCGAGCGCGTCGCGCCGGTAGGCGTAGAAGCCGAGGTGCTTGCGGTACTCGGGACCGCTCCGGTCGCGGTCGAAGGGGATCGCGGCCCGCGAGAAGTAGAGGGCGCGCCCGTCGAGACGCGTGACCACCTTCACGGTGTTCGGGTCGCCGGCGGCGGCGGCGTCGAGCGGCAGCGCCAGCGTCGAGATCGCGACCTCCGGGCTTCGAAAGAGCGAGAGCAGGGCGTCCACGTGGGCGGCCGTGACCATCGGCTCGTCTCCCTGGACGTTGACGTAGACGTCGGCGGGAAAGCGCGCGGCGATCTCCCGGATGCGATCGGTCCCCGAGACGTGGTCGGAAGAGGTCATCTCGACGTCCATGCCGCGCGCGCGGCAGTGCTCGTAGATCTCCGGCGCGTCGGTCGCGACGATCAGCCGCGAGAGCCGCGTCGAGCCGCGCCCCCCGTCGTACACCCGCTCGACCATCGACTTCCCCGCGATCGAGACGAGGGGCTTTCGTGGGAGCCGCGTCGAGGCGAGCCGGGAGGGGATGACGCCGATCACTTTCATCGCGAGCGATGTTACCGCAGCGGCCGGGCCGCTCCGGATAAGATCGCGGCATGAAGCGCCGGCTCGTCTTCGCCGCCGCGGCCGCGGCCGCCGCCGCGGCCCTCGCGGCGGCGGCGCTCTCTCCGGAACGCGCGGCCGAAATCCTCGCCCGGAAGAACACCGGCCTCGCGCAGCTCGAGGAAGGAAAGTACCGGGAAGCGCAGTCGACGTTCGGCAAGCTCGCGGAGCTCGTCCCCGCCGAGCCGCTTCCCTGGGCGGACGGCGCCGTCGCGGCG contains these protein-coding regions:
- the kdsB gene encoding 3-deoxy-manno-octulosonate cytidylyltransferase, with product MKVIGVIPSRLASTRLPRKPLVSIAGKSMVERVYDGGRGSTRLSRLIVATDAPEIYEHCRARGMDVEMTSSDHVSGTDRIREIAARFPADVYVNVQGDEPMVTAAHVDALLSLFRSPEVAISTLALPLDAAAAGDPNTVKVVTRLDGRALYFSRAAIPFDRDRSGPEYRKHLGFYAYRRDALERFAALPASPLEIAERLEQLRFLENGIDIHVAESPSDTWSVDTAEDLTRVERHFFER
- a CDS encoding hemerythrin domain-containing protein yields the protein MAEKLADDLLRIHRIITRGISVARERGSVFARTDFPDARTREGYVSYARALLATLGAHHGAEEHLAFPRFRERIPHAPYDQLDREHRDLLPALAAADDAVESALAGLPASVWLGRLLGALDRVDQLWHAHIAVEEEHFSGETIDAAFSGAEQGELAQALGGYAQENSGPDYLVVPFMLHNLEPADRAAFSAKMPPVVTQQLVPFAWKEKWAPMEAFLLS